A region from the Trueperaceae bacterium genome encodes:
- a CDS encoding IS3 family transposase (programmed frameshift), whose translation MASKYDPETRERVIRLFKERRGEAPEESATASFRRVHELVGIPIDTMRGWVRRAEVDAGERAGVTSSEHEELKRLRRENAELKRANEILKTASAFFAAGGARPQTEVIVAYIDAYKASFGVEPICRVLRDHDYQITPSTYYAFKKRPPSARSLSDERLLAEVRCVFYANYECYGVRKVWQELRHRRVAAGRDQVARIMRSAGLRGATRLKRVRTTYPEVGAARAPDLVQRNWSLEAPDTVWVSDFTYVPSREGTVYVSFLQDVFSRRILGFTVATSMGAQLVTKALDQAISIRKRTNPSFTGQGVIVHSDAGSQYTSLAFSQKLLDHGMAGSIGRVGTAYDNALIESTIGLYKAELIRPGGRAWTSRQEIETATTAWVAWFNERRLHSKLGYLSPVKYEAAYNQNLDLPRQAA comes from the exons ATGGCGAGCAAGTACGATCCCGAGACGCGAGAACGAGTGATCAGGCTCTTCAAGGAGCGCCGCGGCGAGGCGCCCGAGGAGTCAGCTACGGCTTCGTTCCGGCGCGTTCATGAGTTGGTAGGCATCCCCATCGACACCATGCGCGGCTGGGTCAGACGCGCCGAGGTCGACGCCGGCGAACGAGCAGGCGTGACGAGCAGCGAACACGAGGAGCTGAAGCGCCTCAGGCGCGAGAACGCCGAGCTGAAGCGCGCTAACGAGATTCTCAAGACCGCTTCGGCGTTTTTCGCCGCCG GCGGAGCTCGACCGCAAACTGAAGTGATCGTCGCGTACATCGATGCCTACAAGGCTTCGTTCGGGGTCGAGCCGATTTGCCGTGTCCTTAGGGACCACGATTACCAGATCACCCCCAGCACCTACTACGCCTTCAAGAAGAGACCGCCCTCGGCTCGATCGCTGTCCGATGAGCGGCTGCTGGCCGAGGTCAGGTGCGTGTTCTACGCCAACTACGAGTGCTACGGCGTCCGCAAGGTGTGGCAGGAACTCAGGCACAGGCGCGTGGCAGCGGGCCGCGACCAGGTGGCGCGCATCATGCGCTCAGCCGGCCTCAGGGGCGCCACGCGCCTGAAGCGCGTGCGCACCACCTACCCGGAGGTAGGCGCTGCCCGCGCGCCTGACCTGGTGCAGCGCAACTGGAGCCTGGAGGCGCCCGACACGGTGTGGGTGTCGGACTTCACCTACGTCCCCAGCCGCGAGGGCACGGTGTACGTGTCGTTCCTGCAGGACGTGTTCTCCCGGCGCATCCTGGGCTTCACGGTGGCCACCAGCATGGGCGCGCAGCTCGTTACCAAGGCGCTGGATCAAGCCATCAGCATCAGGAAGCGCACGAACCCCAGCTTCACCGGGCAGGGCGTCATAGTTCACAGCGATGCCGGCAGTCAATACACCAGCTTGGCCTTCAGCCAGAAGCTGCTCGATCACGGCATGGCCGGCAGCATCGGTAGGGTCGGCACCGCCTACGACAACGCGCTAATCGAGAGCACCATCGGGCTCTACAAGGCGGAGCTCATCCGCCCCGGCGGCCGGGCGTGGACCTCCCGGCAGGAGATCGAGACCGCCACCACGGCGTGGGTGGCGTGGTTCAACGAGCGCCGCCTGCATTCGAAACTCGGTTACCTCAGCCCCGTGAAGTACGAGGCTGCTTACAATCAGAACCTGGACCTGCCGAGGCAGGCCGCGTGA
- a CDS encoding ABC transporter permease, with amino-acid sequence MSSHQGAATVRGVARSSRAGQGRSARHGLGPIQVFLMAWRSLSGNVMRSVLTTLGIIIGVASVVALTAVGTGVNAGVEQSITNLGTNLLTVSGSFGGFGGGLVRGGPRQSVTVADAEAIRDAGWESVAALAPVVQTNSQLKNGSLNVNATVIGTWPEFAEVRNTPPESGTFFSQADVDGRNRVVVLGSDIASELFPDGSAIGGTVKIVGVSYTVLGILPDKGAGGNSTNSNVLIPLSTYLQRVGRSSAVGQPTVQSVYVQARSADDLKTAQTLIKNLLDVRHGTQDTRDFQVQNQGDVLASFSEITGTLTLFLGSVAGISLLVGGIGIMNIMLVSVTERTREIGIRKALGAKPRDILAQFLTESSLLSVGGGLIGIGLGLLLAFVVLPRFGLNAVATPGSMIVAFGFSAFVGVFFGFYPARRAASLDPVDALRYE; translated from the coding sequence ATGAGCTCGCACCAGGGGGCGGCGACCGTTCGGGGCGTCGCCCGGTCTTCCCGCGCCGGGCAGGGGCGCTCGGCCAGGCACGGGCTCGGCCCGATCCAGGTGTTCCTCATGGCGTGGCGCAGCCTCAGCGGCAACGTCATGCGCTCCGTTCTGACGACCCTTGGCATCATCATCGGGGTGGCGTCCGTCGTCGCGCTCACCGCCGTCGGCACGGGCGTGAACGCCGGCGTGGAGCAGAGCATCACCAACCTCGGCACGAACCTGCTCACGGTGAGCGGCTCCTTCGGTGGCTTCGGCGGCGGTCTCGTGCGCGGCGGTCCGAGGCAGAGCGTGACCGTGGCGGACGCAGAGGCCATCCGCGACGCCGGCTGGGAGTCGGTGGCCGCCCTGGCCCCCGTCGTGCAGACGAACTCCCAGCTCAAGAACGGCAGCCTCAACGTCAACGCCACGGTGATCGGCACCTGGCCCGAGTTCGCCGAGGTGCGCAACACGCCCCCAGAGTCGGGCACGTTCTTCAGCCAGGCCGACGTAGACGGGCGCAACCGCGTCGTCGTCCTCGGCAGCGACATCGCCTCCGAGCTCTTCCCGGACGGCTCGGCGATCGGGGGGACCGTCAAGATCGTGGGCGTCAGCTACACGGTCCTCGGCATCCTGCCGGACAAGGGCGCAGGCGGCAACAGCACGAACAGCAACGTGCTCATCCCCCTGTCGACCTACCTCCAGCGCGTCGGCCGCTCGTCGGCGGTGGGCCAGCCGACCGTGCAGAGCGTGTACGTGCAGGCGCGCTCAGCCGACGACCTCAAGACGGCGCAGACCCTCATCAAGAACCTGCTCGACGTGCGGCACGGCACGCAGGACACCCGCGACTTCCAGGTCCAGAACCAGGGCGACGTGCTGGCCAGCTTCTCCGAGATCACCGGCACCCTGACCCTCTTCCTCGGCTCCGTTGCCGGCATCAGCCTCCTCGTCGGCGGCATCGGCATCATGAACATCATGCTCGTCTCGGTGACGGAACGCACCAGGGAGATCGGCATCCGCAAGGCCCTGGGCGCCAAGCCGCGCGACATCCTCGCGCAGTTCCTCACGGAGTCGTCGCTCCTCTCCGTCGGCGGCGGCCTGATCGGCATCGGGCTCGGCCTCCTGCTGGCCTTCGTCGTGCTGCCGCGCTTCGGCCTGAACGCGGTGGCCACGCCCGGCTCCATGATCGTGGCGTTCGGGTTCTCGGCGTTCGTCGGCGTCTTCTTCGGCTTCTACCCCGCCAGACGCGCGGCCTCGCTCGATCCGGTCGACGCGCTGAGGTACGAGTGA
- a CDS encoding ribbon-helix-helix domain-containing protein, which translates to MRTMVHMSDAQVEALDALAKRGRRSRAALIRAAIDDYLERHRCEQVEEGFGLWGEREVDGLAFQENARREG; encoded by the coding sequence ATGCGAACGATGGTCCACATGAGTGATGCGCAGGTCGAGGCCCTCGACGCCCTTGCCAAGCGAGGGCGTCGGTCTCGCGCCGCCCTCATCCGGGCGGCGATCGACGATTATCTCGAACGCCATCGTTGCGAACAGGTCGAGGAGGGCTTCGGTCTGTGGGGCGAGCGCGAGGTCGACGGCTTGGCTTTTCAGGAGAACGCACGCCGTGAAGGGTAG
- a CDS encoding TolC family protein yields MPSRLLRFIRAGRASWVFAILTCLSLAAVPAAFAQGAAASSEPAGAQGASEGASESASEGTVQGAAEVAGEVVTFARAVELATDASSVRTAEAQLELANLSLQSALYPVSATATGGLSTNTDFTGDGTTLGLDVSVNASLRLGWGSSGDSIAAARRTVEAAEAAVLSATSDAVQQAVRLYSDALAAVDARDVARLQVDVAKLQADAAHARRAAGAVLPSDVTQADLTLKSAELDLSAAEATLAAAYTDLSIALGVSVSGVASEVPDAQEPAVDDLVAAVAARDDVRAAQRDLASAADAVDQAVRASGVNVSANASVSATSGATSLSLGASLDSRDQTPSLTSRLATSTGGSSTGGAAWRASLGVSASVPLGPPDTRVASAELSYAQAQAKLEQTIASANVEVGALRVQVEADAAKVQVAEARSALAGDASAAADVRYGLGVVGQVEVVQARIASLQADGQLRSARFTHLLDLMALARALGRPATEVIR; encoded by the coding sequence ATGCCGTCACGCCTGCTCAGGTTCATCCGTGCCGGCCGCGCCTCGTGGGTGTTCGCCATCTTGACCTGCCTCTCGTTGGCCGCCGTGCCGGCCGCGTTCGCCCAGGGCGCGGCCGCGAGCAGCGAACCCGCCGGCGCGCAGGGCGCGTCGGAGGGCGCGTCGGAGAGCGCGTCGGAGGGCACGGTGCAGGGCGCGGCGGAGGTCGCCGGCGAGGTCGTCACCTTCGCCAGGGCGGTCGAGCTCGCGACCGACGCCAGCTCCGTGCGCACGGCCGAGGCGCAGCTCGAGCTGGCCAACCTGTCGCTCCAGTCGGCCCTCTACCCAGTGTCGGCGACGGCCACCGGCGGCCTTAGCACCAACACCGACTTCACGGGCGACGGCACGACCCTCGGCCTCGACGTCTCGGTCAACGCCAGCCTGAGGTTGGGGTGGGGCTCGTCCGGCGACTCCATCGCGGCCGCCAGGCGCACGGTCGAGGCGGCGGAGGCGGCCGTGCTGAGCGCGACCTCCGACGCCGTCCAGCAGGCCGTGCGCCTGTACTCCGACGCCCTGGCCGCCGTCGACGCGCGCGACGTGGCGCGGCTCCAGGTGGACGTGGCCAAGCTCCAGGCCGACGCCGCCCACGCGCGCCGGGCGGCCGGCGCCGTGCTGCCGTCGGACGTCACACAGGCCGACCTGACTCTGAAGAGCGCCGAGCTCGACCTGAGCGCGGCGGAAGCGACGCTGGCGGCGGCCTACACCGACCTCTCGATCGCGCTCGGCGTGAGCGTGAGCGGCGTGGCGAGCGAGGTGCCCGACGCGCAGGAGCCCGCCGTGGACGACCTCGTCGCGGCCGTGGCCGCGCGCGACGACGTGCGCGCCGCCCAGCGCGACCTCGCGTCGGCCGCGGACGCCGTGGACCAGGCGGTCAGGGCGAGCGGCGTGAACGTCTCCGCTAACGCCTCCGTCTCCGCCACCTCCGGCGCCACGTCGCTGAGCCTCGGCGCCTCGCTCGACTCGCGCGATCAGACGCCCTCCCTCACCAGCCGCCTCGCCACCTCTACCGGCGGCTCCAGCACCGGCGGCGCGGCGTGGCGGGCGAGCCTCGGCGTGAGCGCCAGCGTGCCTCTCGGCCCGCCGGACACGCGCGTAGCGTCGGCCGAGCTGAGCTACGCCCAGGCGCAGGCCAAGCTCGAGCAGACGATCGCGAGCGCGAACGTGGAGGTAGGGGCCCTGCGGGTCCAGGTCGAGGCGGACGCGGCCAAAGTGCAGGTGGCCGAGGCCCGCTCGGCGCTGGCCGGCGACGCCAGCGCCGCCGCCGACGTGCGCTACGGCCTTGGCGTCGTCGGCCAAGTCGAGGTCGTCCAGGCGCGCATCGCTAGCTTGCAGGCTGACGGTCAACTCAGGAGCGCACGCTTCACTCACTTGCTCGACCTCATGGCGCTCGCTAGGGCCCTGGGTCGTCCTGCCACGGAGGTCATCAGATGA
- the recA gene encoding recombinase RecA encodes MEKERAKALDSALLQIERQFGRGAVMRLGAVPVGVGGGGVVSTGSLSVDVALGVGGLPRGRIVEVYGPESGGKTTLALHVVAEAQAVGGVAAFVDAEHALDPVYAAALGVDVNELLVSQPDTGEQALEIVELLTRSGAVDVIVVDSVAALVPRAEIEGEMGDSHVGLQARLMSQALRKLTGVLAKSNTTAIFINQIREKIGVMYGNPETTPGGRALKFYASVRLEVRRKGDVKVGVERVGSRVRVKVTKNKVAPPFREAEVDIMFGRGIDKLGDLVGIASDLGVVVKSGSWFSYAGERLGQGKERAVEFLAARPELVAAIRQQVMQALNQGTKTRGAGSDSEEIDTDDVGVMEA; translated from the coding sequence ATGGAGAAGGAACGTGCTAAGGCTCTTGATTCTGCGTTGTTGCAGATTGAGCGGCAGTTTGGGCGTGGGGCGGTTATGCGGTTGGGGGCGGTGCCGGTTGGTGTGGGTGGGGGTGGGGTGGTTTCTACTGGGTCGTTGAGTGTGGATGTGGCGTTGGGGGTTGGTGGGTTGCCTCGGGGTCGGATCGTTGAGGTTTATGGTCCTGAGTCTGGGGGTAAGACGACTCTGGCTTTGCATGTGGTGGCTGAGGCGCAGGCGGTTGGTGGGGTGGCGGCGTTCGTGGATGCTGAGCATGCGTTGGATCCGGTGTATGCGGCGGCGTTGGGGGTGGATGTGAATGAGTTGTTGGTGTCGCAGCCGGATACGGGTGAGCAGGCGCTGGAGATCGTTGAACTACTCACGCGTTCGGGTGCGGTGGATGTGATCGTGGTGGATAGTGTGGCGGCGTTGGTGCCGCGCGCTGAGATCGAGGGTGAGATGGGGGATTCTCACGTTGGGTTGCAGGCGCGGTTGATGAGTCAGGCGCTTAGGAAGTTGACGGGGGTGTTGGCTAAGTCGAATACGACGGCGATCTTCATTAATCAGATTCGCGAGAAGATCGGGGTGATGTACGGGAATCCGGAGACGACGCCTGGGGGGAGGGCGTTGAAGTTCTATGCGAGTGTGCGTTTGGAGGTTAGGCGTAAGGGGGATGTGAAGGTGGGGGTTGAGCGGGTGGGGTCTAGGGTGCGGGTGAAGGTGACGAAGAACAAGGTGGCGCCGCCGTTCAGGGAGGCGGAGGTGGACATCATGTTCGGGCGGGGTATCGATAAGTTGGGGGACTTGGTGGGGATAGCTAGTGATCTGGGGGTGGTGGTGAAGAGCGGTTCGTGGTTCTCGTACGCTGGTGAGCGTTTGGGTCAGGGTAAGGAGCGTGCGGTGGAGTTCCTTGCCGCGCGTCCTGAGTTGGTGGCTGCCATCCGGCAGCAGGTCATGCAGGCACTCAACCAAGGAACAAAGACCCGGGGTGCCGGTAGCGATAGCGAGGAGATCGATACGGATGATGTGGGGGTCATGGAGGCGTAG
- a CDS encoding ABC transporter ATP-binding protein, translating into MSEPLLELRDVSKSYRFAGGEFQALKGVSLAVHEGEYVALMGPSGSGKSTLMNVLGLLDRPTGGNYFLRGRDVAGLNERERSEARNVYIGFVFQAFNLLPRLDLFENVELPLVYAGAPGAERKRRALELLELVGLADKRHSRPSQVSGGQKQRAAIARALAMEPALLLADEPTGNLDTATGNEILALFSDLHAAGSTILLVTHEPDVAEHAQRTVVVRDGLIASDERHALRGVQA; encoded by the coding sequence ATGAGCGAGCCGCTACTCGAGCTGCGTGACGTCAGCAAGTCCTACCGCTTCGCCGGCGGCGAGTTCCAGGCCCTCAAGGGCGTGTCGCTCGCCGTGCACGAGGGTGAGTACGTGGCCCTCATGGGGCCGAGCGGCAGCGGCAAGTCGACGCTCATGAACGTCCTCGGACTCCTGGACAGGCCGACGGGCGGCAACTACTTCCTCCGCGGGCGAGACGTAGCCGGCCTCAACGAACGCGAGCGCTCCGAGGCGCGCAACGTCTACATCGGCTTCGTCTTCCAGGCCTTCAACCTCCTGCCCCGCCTCGACCTGTTCGAGAACGTCGAGCTGCCGCTCGTCTACGCCGGCGCACCCGGCGCCGAGCGGAAGCGCAGGGCGCTGGAGCTGCTCGAGCTCGTCGGCCTGGCCGACAAGCGCCACAGCCGGCCCAGCCAGGTGTCTGGCGGCCAGAAGCAGCGCGCGGCCATCGCCCGCGCGCTCGCCATGGAGCCCGCGCTGCTGTTGGCGGACGAGCCGACCGGCAACCTGGACACGGCCACGGGCAACGAGATCCTGGCGCTGTTCTCCGACCTCCACGCGGCCGGCTCTACGATCCTCCTCGTGACCCACGAGCCCGACGTGGCCGAGCACGCCCAACGCACGGTGGTCGTTCGCGACGGCCTGATCGCGTCGGACGAGCGCCATGCGTTGCGGGGGGTGCAGGCATGA
- a CDS encoding ABC transporter permease: protein MLTYVLRRLLSIVPLLLIISVFTFVLLQYMGNPLSFYLQGNVTAADLERLTKQFGLDRPIAVRFADWLTKIATGDFGASLVSGRKVTDLIATHFPNTLILMGTAFALTIVMGIPLGVLSAVRRGKSADYAITTVSIISFSAPTFWTGILAIVFFSLWTRQRGLPYLPSGGMYDFVEGPTLAGIARHLILPASILAFSMLARYVRYVRSSLIEVLSQDYIRTARAKGLREWRVLFKHGLKNSLLPVVTIIAVDMPQLMGGSLITEQVFAWPGMGRLMVDHAARADFPVLMGILVFVALLVTLLTIVADVVYTFIDPRVEYR from the coding sequence ATGCTCACGTACGTGTTGAGGCGGCTACTGTCGATAGTCCCGCTCCTGCTCATCATCTCCGTCTTCACCTTCGTGCTGCTCCAGTACATGGGCAACCCCCTGTCGTTCTACCTGCAAGGCAACGTGACGGCGGCGGACCTGGAGAGGCTGACCAAGCAGTTCGGCCTCGACAGGCCGATCGCGGTGCGCTTCGCGGATTGGCTGACGAAGATCGCCACGGGCGACTTCGGGGCGTCGCTCGTCTCGGGACGCAAGGTCACGGACCTGATCGCCACCCACTTCCCGAACACCCTGATCCTGATGGGGACGGCGTTCGCGCTGACCATCGTCATGGGGATACCGCTCGGCGTGCTGTCCGCGGTGCGCCGCGGCAAGAGCGCCGACTACGCCATCACGACCGTCTCCATCATCTCGTTCTCCGCCCCGACCTTCTGGACGGGGATCCTCGCGATCGTGTTCTTCTCGCTCTGGACGCGGCAACGCGGTCTGCCCTACCTGCCGTCCGGCGGCATGTACGACTTCGTCGAGGGCCCGACCCTCGCCGGAATCGCGCGGCACCTGATCCTGCCGGCGAGCATCCTGGCGTTCTCCATGCTCGCCCGCTACGTGCGTTACGTGAGAAGCAGCCTCATCGAGGTGCTCTCGCAGGACTACATACGCACAGCCCGCGCGAAGGGGCTGCGCGAGTGGCGCGTGCTGTTCAAGCACGGCCTGAAGAACTCGCTACTGCCGGTGGTGACGATCATCGCCGTCGACATGCCGCAGCTCATGGGCGGCTCGCTCATCACCGAGCAGGTCTTCGCCTGGCCCGGCATGGGGAGGCTGATGGTCGACCACGCGGCGCGGGCCGATTTCCCGGTCCTCATGGGGATCCTCGTGTTCGTGGCCCTGCTGGTGACGCTGCTCACCATCGTCGCCGACGTCGTCTACACGTTCATCGATCCGAGGGTAGAGTATCGATGA
- a CDS encoding TolC family protein gives MRSVRQARRVFALTLTLFLSLFSLHAGAQAPNALTLATALTDGSEAATGVVSARTALSKAQRDLEVAAADPSTTPIARASAERTVAGAEGDLAVALATAASDVVSAYTDVLQAETTRALAERQLDILTRTLEATKVRFGAGAVTSVDVSKAESDVAGQQRTLQEAETDLMFAKDSLAALLGKDVGALEPVTEADLLPDADIEAASANALDGSARVATARRSLEAARLQLAAVDNALSARADIDTARTAVGTAEDTLSDTEATVTRDVQRALASVTAAKNRYRGALDSAAAAATDLAAQQVRLSAGTISELAYAQAQLTLANSRASAASALHALLSAQYALLLTAAR, from the coding sequence ATGAGGTCAGTTCGCCAGGCGCGGCGGGTCTTCGCGCTCACCCTTACGCTCTTCCTCTCGCTCTTCTCCCTCCACGCCGGCGCGCAGGCCCCGAACGCCCTCACGCTCGCCACGGCCTTGACCGACGGCAGCGAGGCCGCCACCGGCGTCGTGAGCGCTCGCACGGCGCTGAGCAAGGCCCAGCGCGACCTGGAAGTGGCGGCCGCGGACCCGAGCACCACCCCCATCGCGCGTGCCTCGGCCGAGCGGACCGTGGCCGGCGCGGAAGGCGACCTCGCCGTCGCCCTCGCGACCGCCGCGAGCGACGTGGTGAGCGCGTACACGGACGTCCTGCAGGCCGAGACCACGAGAGCGCTTGCCGAGCGTCAGCTCGACATCCTCACCCGGACGCTCGAGGCCACCAAGGTCCGCTTCGGCGCGGGCGCCGTGACGAGCGTCGACGTCTCCAAGGCGGAGAGCGACGTCGCCGGCCAGCAGCGCACGCTGCAGGAGGCCGAGACCGACCTCATGTTCGCCAAGGACTCGCTCGCCGCGCTGCTCGGCAAGGACGTCGGCGCCCTCGAGCCCGTGACGGAGGCCGACCTGCTGCCCGACGCGGACATCGAGGCCGCGAGCGCCAACGCCCTTGACGGCAGCGCCCGCGTGGCGACCGCGAGGCGCAGCCTCGAGGCGGCGCGCCTGCAACTCGCCGCGGTCGACAACGCGCTGAGTGCCAGGGCGGACATAGACACGGCCAGGACGGCGGTGGGCACGGCGGAGGACACGCTGAGTGACACCGAGGCCACCGTGACGCGCGACGTCCAGCGCGCGCTTGCCTCCGTGACGGCCGCCAAGAACCGCTACCGCGGCGCGCTCGACTCGGCCGCGGCCGCGGCCACCGACCTGGCCGCCCAGCAGGTCCGGCTCTCCGCCGGCACGATCTCGGAGCTGGCCTACGCGCAGGCCCAGCTGACCTTGGCGAACTCGCGGGCGTCGGCCGCCAGCGCGCTCCACGCCCTGCTGTCGGCGCAGTACGCGCTGCTGCTCACGGCGGCGCGCTGA
- a CDS encoding ABC transporter permease encodes MNPSARTKPDPVQRVTDQALGGNGASGGPGSAPSDEAAASADRRRERSQRPGRRALRAFLRNRLALIGVVLLVLIVAAVVIGPYFVPASLAVKPNPRQMLMTPSAQHLLGTDEIGRDVAARLLYAGRVSVPVSLSAMVIALLTASTLGIVSGYFGGWLDQLLMRVTDALLAIPAIFLLLTIAAVMRPTVTVLVVVIGLLAWMDLARIVRVETISLSKRDQVEGVKALGAKNFRILFRHILPNVQGPLLVAAPLIASRALLTESALSYLGLGIQPPTPTWGNMLNQAQQFALSAPLLAVAPGLAIMITVIAINFVGDGLRDAFDPRRS; translated from the coding sequence ATGAACCCCTCGGCCCGTACCAAGCCCGACCCCGTCCAGCGCGTGACCGATCAAGCGCTAGGGGGCAACGGCGCCAGCGGCGGGCCGGGCTCCGCTCCGAGCGATGAGGCCGCGGCGAGCGCGGACCGCCGCCGCGAGCGCTCTCAGCGCCCCGGGCGGCGCGCGTTGCGCGCGTTCCTGCGGAACCGCCTGGCCCTGATCGGCGTGGTGCTGCTCGTGCTCATCGTGGCGGCCGTCGTCATCGGGCCGTACTTCGTGCCGGCCAGCCTCGCCGTGAAGCCGAACCCCCGTCAGATGCTCATGACGCCGTCGGCCCAGCACCTGCTCGGCACGGACGAGATCGGCCGGGACGTCGCGGCACGACTGCTGTACGCGGGGCGCGTCTCCGTGCCGGTCTCGCTCTCCGCGATGGTGATCGCCTTGCTGACCGCGTCGACGCTCGGGATCGTCTCCGGCTACTTCGGCGGTTGGCTCGACCAGCTCCTGATGCGCGTGACCGACGCGCTGCTGGCCATCCCGGCCATCTTCCTGTTGCTGACCATCGCCGCGGTCATGCGCCCCACGGTCACGGTCCTGGTGGTGGTCATCGGTCTGCTCGCCTGGATGGACCTGGCGCGGATCGTCAGGGTGGAGACGATCTCGTTGAGCAAACGCGACCAGGTCGAGGGCGTCAAGGCCCTCGGCGCGAAGAACTTCCGGATCCTGTTCCGACACATCCTCCCGAACGTGCAGGGCCCGCTGCTTGTGGCCGCGCCCCTCATCGCCAGCCGCGCCCTCCTGACAGAGTCCGCGCTCAGCTACCTCGGGCTTGGCATCCAACCCCCCACCCCCACATGGGGCAACATGCTGAACCAGGCGCAGCAGTTCGCGCTCTCCGCTCCGCTCCTCGCCGTCGCCCCCGGCCTGGCGATCATGATCACGGTCATAGCGATCAACTTCGTCGGCGACGGGCTCAGGGACGCCTTCGACCCGCGCCGTAGTTGA
- a CDS encoding efflux RND transporter periplasmic adaptor subunit gives METTAPRLSTGRSRLRWWLVGLVLALAGGAVAYVLLTRPTAATTTAVQSPQTLPIVLRPHAVTVAGPGTLEASTSLNLTVAAGLSGRIAAIASVGDRVSAGDQLASLDPTAFERSLKLAQFDLERVQAQLRSLESSQAQAQASAAQQRASAEATLATAQRTAETKAEDLALVQNLRGLGAESDEALRNAQVANTDASQAAATAASDLEALKNTLALQAAARQNDLTNSQLSVAQAELDVEEAEADLASLTVSAPFGGVVSQVNVVVGTGVNDATNLLTLIDDSSLSLIVQIDETQVGTVKKGQSATATLDALKRPGFRRGSSLTRPASAGPGSDCKQPRTSRG, from the coding sequence ATGGAGACAACCGCGCCCCGCTTGTCCACGGGCCGCTCGCGCCTCAGGTGGTGGTTGGTGGGCCTGGTGCTCGCCCTCGCCGGAGGTGCCGTGGCCTACGTACTGCTCACGAGGCCAACGGCGGCCACTACGACAGCGGTGCAGTCGCCCCAGACGTTGCCCATCGTCTTGCGGCCGCACGCCGTCACCGTCGCCGGCCCCGGGACGCTGGAAGCGAGCACGTCGCTCAACCTGACGGTGGCGGCCGGGCTCAGCGGGCGCATAGCCGCCATCGCCTCCGTCGGCGACAGGGTGAGCGCAGGCGATCAGCTCGCCAGCCTCGACCCCACCGCGTTCGAGCGCTCCCTCAAGCTCGCGCAGTTCGACCTGGAGCGCGTGCAGGCGCAGCTGCGGTCGTTGGAGTCGAGCCAAGCCCAGGCGCAGGCTTCGGCGGCGCAGCAGAGGGCCTCCGCGGAGGCGACCCTCGCGACCGCCCAGCGCACGGCCGAGACCAAGGCGGAGGACCTCGCGCTCGTGCAGAACCTCCGCGGCCTCGGCGCCGAGAGCGACGAGGCGCTCCGTAACGCCCAGGTGGCCAACACCGATGCCTCGCAGGCCGCCGCGACCGCAGCGTCCGACCTCGAGGCGCTCAAGAACACCCTGGCGCTGCAGGCGGCGGCGCGGCAGAACGACCTGACCAACTCCCAGCTCAGCGTCGCGCAGGCCGAGTTGGACGTCGAGGAGGCCGAGGCCGACCTCGCGTCGCTGACCGTGTCCGCGCCGTTCGGCGGGGTCGTATCGCAGGTCAACGTCGTGGTCGGCACGGGCGTGAACGACGCGACGAACCTGCTCACGTTGATCGACGACTCCAGCCTCTCCCTGATAGTGCAGATCGACGAGACGCAGGTCGGGACGGTCAAGAAGGGCCAGTCGGCGACCGCCACCCTCGACGCCTTGAAGCGTCCTGGGTTTCGTAGAGGGTCTTCTCTCACGCGGCCTGCCTCGGCAGGTCCAGGTTCTGATTGTAAGCAGCCTCGTACTTCACGGGGCTGA